One part of the Streptomyces ferrugineus genome encodes these proteins:
- a CDS encoding GcvT family protein produces MAEVPPQAKCVVIGSGIVGNSLVHHLARLGWRDIVQIDKGPLPNPGGSTGHASNFIFPVDHSREITDLTLDSVRQYKELGVFTESGGFEIARTEERMEELRRRMSSAKAWGIESELVSPAFVKEKVPFIEEDQFIGAFWTPSVGVVDSLRAGTIMRDGAIASGALTSVPNVEVVGLDVEDGRIRRVRTNKGDIEAEYVVIACGVWSPKIGDMAGVSIPLTPAVHQMISVGPCPQLSGLPGEINFPIVRDMDTFCYERQHGADMEVGSYAHRAILHEPEDIPSIEQSKLSPTEMPFTSEDFDPQLEQAYELMPELLGAEGAEMRYAINGLLSLTCDGNPILGESDVKGLWTAAAVWIKEGPGVGRAVAEWMVQGHSEIDISHSDIARFYPHQKRREHTRLRTTESFIKTYGIIHPAEQYESDRGQRLSPMHESEKKLGAAFFEAVGWERPQWYESNADLLEVYGDRVMPREHEWDARWWSPIINAEHLRMREAAGVIDLTAFAMFDITGPGALDAVQRTCVAQCDVPVGKVIYTPVLDRKGGFVSDLTVMRLGENHFRVVTGGAHGMADKKWFADQLGDDASIEDLTDSISTIGLWGPRARDILSQLTDADVSHEGFKFLNCREIDLDGIPVLASRISYVGELGWELYVSFDQAAAVWDKLLATGAQYGARPVGIGVYVTTARIEKGYRAFGHELDAERTIVEAGMQRPKVKGADFIGKEAYLEQRAGEPAAVLCTLAVDDHTSASGVKRYMLGGEPILTRSGEALVDGHGHHPYVTAAGSAPSLGKHLLMAYLPPEEARVGNELAVSYMEELYPVTVLTNDATPPFDPDNERIR; encoded by the coding sequence ATGGCAGAGGTTCCGCCGCAGGCGAAATGCGTCGTGATCGGGTCCGGCATCGTCGGCAACAGCCTGGTCCATCACCTGGCCCGGCTGGGCTGGCGCGACATCGTGCAGATCGACAAGGGCCCGCTGCCCAACCCCGGTGGCTCGACCGGTCACGCCTCCAACTTCATCTTCCCCGTGGACCACTCCCGCGAGATCACCGACCTGACGCTGGACTCGGTGCGGCAGTACAAGGAGCTGGGCGTCTTCACCGAGTCCGGCGGCTTCGAGATCGCGCGTACGGAGGAGCGCATGGAGGAGCTGCGCCGCCGGATGTCCAGCGCCAAGGCCTGGGGCATCGAGTCGGAGCTGGTCTCTCCCGCCTTCGTCAAGGAGAAGGTGCCGTTCATCGAGGAAGACCAGTTCATCGGCGCCTTCTGGACGCCGAGCGTCGGTGTCGTCGACTCCCTGCGCGCCGGCACGATCATGCGCGACGGCGCCATCGCGAGCGGCGCGCTGACCAGCGTGCCCAACGTCGAGGTGGTCGGCCTGGACGTCGAGGACGGGCGGATCCGCCGGGTGCGCACGAACAAGGGCGACATCGAGGCCGAGTACGTCGTGATCGCCTGTGGCGTGTGGAGCCCGAAGATCGGCGACATGGCCGGCGTCAGCATCCCGCTGACCCCCGCCGTCCACCAGATGATCTCCGTCGGCCCCTGCCCGCAGCTGTCCGGGCTGCCCGGCGAGATCAACTTCCCGATCGTCCGCGACATGGACACCTTCTGCTACGAGCGCCAGCACGGCGCGGACATGGAGGTGGGGTCCTACGCCCACCGGGCGATCCTGCACGAGCCGGAGGACATCCCGAGCATCGAGCAGTCCAAGCTCAGCCCCACCGAGATGCCGTTCACCTCCGAGGACTTCGACCCGCAGCTGGAGCAGGCCTACGAGCTGATGCCCGAGCTGCTGGGTGCCGAGGGCGCGGAGATGCGGTACGCGATCAACGGCCTGCTGTCGCTGACCTGCGACGGCAACCCGATCCTCGGTGAGAGCGACGTCAAGGGGCTGTGGACGGCGGCCGCGGTGTGGATCAAGGAGGGCCCGGGCGTCGGCCGCGCGGTCGCGGAGTGGATGGTCCAGGGCCACAGCGAGATCGACATCTCGCACAGCGACATCGCCCGTTTCTACCCCCATCAGAAGCGCCGCGAGCACACCCGGCTGCGCACCACCGAGTCGTTCATCAAGACCTACGGGATCATCCACCCCGCCGAGCAGTACGAGTCCGACCGCGGGCAGCGGCTCTCCCCCATGCACGAGTCGGAGAAGAAGCTCGGTGCCGCCTTCTTCGAGGCGGTCGGCTGGGAGCGGCCGCAGTGGTACGAGTCCAACGCCGACCTCCTCGAGGTGTACGGCGACCGCGTGATGCCGCGCGAGCACGAGTGGGACGCGCGCTGGTGGAGCCCGATCATCAACGCCGAGCACCTGCGCATGCGCGAGGCCGCCGGCGTCATCGACCTGACCGCCTTCGCGATGTTCGACATCACCGGTCCCGGCGCGCTGGACGCCGTACAGCGCACCTGCGTCGCGCAGTGCGACGTGCCGGTCGGCAAGGTGATCTACACCCCGGTGCTCGACCGCAAGGGCGGGTTCGTCTCCGACCTCACCGTCATGCGCCTGGGTGAGAACCACTTCCGGGTCGTCACCGGTGGCGCGCACGGCATGGCGGACAAGAAGTGGTTCGCCGACCAGCTCGGCGACGACGCTTCCATCGAGGACCTCACCGACAGCATCTCCACGATCGGGCTGTGGGGCCCGCGGGCCCGCGACATCCTGTCGCAGCTCACCGACGCGGACGTGTCCCACGAGGGCTTCAAGTTCCTCAACTGCCGCGAGATCGACCTCGACGGCATCCCCGTCCTTGCCTCCCGGATCTCCTACGTCGGCGAGCTCGGCTGGGAGCTGTACGTCTCCTTCGACCAGGCCGCCGCGGTGTGGGACAAGCTGCTCGCGACGGGCGCGCAGTACGGCGCCCGCCCGGTCGGCATCGGCGTCTACGTGACCACCGCGCGGATCGAGAAGGGCTACCGGGCCTTCGGCCACGAGCTGGACGCCGAGCGCACCATCGTCGAGGCGGGCATGCAGCGGCCGAAGGTGAAGGGCGCCGACTTCATCGGCAAGGAGGCCTACCTCGAGCAGCGCGCCGGTGAGCCCGCAGCGGTGCTGTGCACGCTGGCCGTCGACGACCACACGTCGGCGTCCGGAGTGAAGCGGTACATGCTCGGCGGCGAGCCGATCCTCACCCGCTCCGGCGAGGCGCTCGTCGACGGGCACGGGCACCACCCCTACGTCACCGCCGCGGGCTCGGCCCCCTCGCTGGGCAAGCACCTGCTGATGGCGTACCTGCCGCCCGAGGAAGCACGCGTCGGCAACGAGCTCGCGGTCTCCTACATGGAGGAGCTCTACCCCGTGACCGTGCTCACCAACGACGCCACGCCCCCCTTCGACCCGGACAACGAGCGGATCCGCTGA
- a CDS encoding ABC transporter permease: MTVAMEKPEKTGTVEEKAAPVEPVRRISRSMVIGAILVVWLVLFAVLRGKQTLALAAADLTDLHRWFNDVNDSIGANRNSNPLFLYFFNEIRLVIDNLVTFVQELISQPSADRPVPQIGWLGVVGIAGYVSWAVGNWRVALLAVAGFTFLGLQGLWQESMDTLALTVSAVFVALLFAIPLGVWAGLSDRFNRIVTPFLDFMQTMPTFVYLAPLTLFFLIGPASATIATMIYAAPPAIRITAHAIRSVPKTTVEAADSLGATRRQSLTKVLLPMSKRTVVMGVNQTIMAALAMVTIAALIDAPGLGKTVVQALQSLDVGTAFNAGLAIVVMAIVLDRVTTAASGREEAARRSKNRFLTWRRPLLGAGAAVTAVLIYLSHTYIWAAEFPGEGGAGSSIARAADTATTWAQDNLSGLTNAFRDALTNGLLNPFQTLLTDSPWWLVGAALIALGVVLGGWRAGVTTVVCVGLLVGTGVWSDAMTTLASTAVATVLVMLLGIVFGVWMGRSVLADRLLRPTLDAAQVMPPFVYLVPFLALFGATRFTAIVAAVVYAAPVAMKIIADGVRNVPATTVEAATSAGCNTWQIITKVQLPMARGALTLATNQGLIYVLSMVVVGGLVGAGALGYDVVAGFSQGQLYGKGLAAGLAIVLLGVMFDRITQAAARRTSA, encoded by the coding sequence ATGACCGTCGCGATGGAGAAACCGGAGAAGACCGGGACCGTCGAGGAGAAGGCCGCTCCCGTCGAGCCCGTCCGCAGGATCAGCCGGTCCATGGTGATCGGCGCGATCCTCGTCGTCTGGCTGGTCCTCTTCGCCGTCCTGCGCGGCAAGCAGACCCTCGCCCTGGCCGCCGCCGACCTGACCGATCTGCACCGCTGGTTCAACGACGTCAACGACTCGATCGGCGCGAACCGCAACTCCAACCCGCTCTTCCTCTACTTCTTCAACGAGATCCGCCTGGTCATCGACAACCTGGTGACCTTCGTCCAGGAGCTGATCTCACAGCCGTCCGCCGACCGGCCCGTCCCGCAGATCGGCTGGCTCGGTGTCGTCGGCATCGCCGGCTATGTCTCCTGGGCCGTGGGCAACTGGCGGGTGGCGCTCCTCGCGGTGGCCGGCTTCACCTTCCTGGGGCTGCAGGGCCTGTGGCAGGAGAGCATGGACACGCTGGCGCTCACCGTGTCCGCCGTCTTCGTGGCGCTGCTGTTCGCGATCCCGCTGGGCGTGTGGGCGGGGCTGTCCGACCGGTTCAACCGGATCGTGACGCCGTTCCTGGACTTCATGCAGACGATGCCGACCTTCGTCTACCTGGCCCCGCTGACCCTGTTCTTCCTCATCGGCCCGGCCTCCGCCACCATCGCCACGATGATCTACGCGGCGCCCCCCGCGATCCGCATCACCGCGCACGCCATCCGCTCCGTACCGAAGACCACGGTCGAGGCGGCCGACTCGCTGGGGGCCACTCGGCGGCAGAGCCTGACGAAGGTGCTGCTGCCGATGTCCAAGCGGACCGTGGTGATGGGCGTCAACCAGACCATCATGGCCGCCCTCGCCATGGTGACCATCGCCGCCCTGATCGACGCGCCCGGACTCGGCAAGACCGTCGTCCAGGCACTCCAGTCGCTCGACGTCGGCACCGCCTTCAACGCGGGCCTGGCCATCGTCGTCATGGCCATCGTGCTGGACCGCGTCACCACCGCGGCGAGCGGACGCGAGGAGGCGGCCCGGCGTTCGAAGAACCGTTTCCTGACCTGGCGACGCCCGCTCCTCGGCGCGGGCGCGGCGGTCACCGCGGTCCTGATCTACCTCTCGCACACCTATATATGGGCGGCGGAGTTCCCCGGCGAGGGCGGCGCCGGCAGTTCCATCGCCCGGGCCGCCGACACCGCGACCACCTGGGCGCAGGACAACCTGTCCGGTCTCACCAACGCCTTCCGCGACGCCCTCACCAACGGTCTGCTCAACCCCTTCCAGACGCTGCTCACCGACTCCCCGTGGTGGCTCGTCGGCGCGGCCCTGATCGCGCTCGGCGTCGTCCTCGGCGGCTGGCGCGCGGGCGTCACCACGGTGGTGTGCGTGGGCCTGCTGGTCGGCACCGGGGTGTGGTCGGACGCCATGACGACGCTGGCGTCGACCGCCGTCGCCACGGTGCTGGTGATGCTGCTCGGCATCGTCTTCGGCGTGTGGATGGGACGCAGCGTGCTGGCGGACCGGCTGCTGCGGCCCACCCTGGACGCGGCCCAGGTCATGCCGCCGTTCGTCTATCTCGTACCGTTCCTCGCGCTGTTCGGCGCGACCCGCTTCACGGCGATCGTCGCCGCCGTCGTCTACGCGGCCCCCGTCGCCATGAAGATCATCGCGGACGGGGTACGGAACGTGCCCGCCACCACCGTCGAGGCGGCCACCTCCGCCGGGTGCAACACCTGGCAGATCATCACCAAGGTCCAACTGCCGATGGCACGCGGCGCCCTGACCCTCGCCACCAACCAGGGCCTGATCTACGTGCTGTCGATGGTTGTGGTGGGCGGCCTGGTGGGAGCGGGCGCCCTCGGCTACGACGTCGTGGCCGGCTTCTCACAGGGTCAGCTGTACGGGAAGGGGCTCGCCGCGGGGCTGGCCATCGTCCTTCTCGGAGTCATGTTCGACCGGATCACTCAGGCTGCGGCTCGCCGCACCAGCGCATAA
- a CDS encoding electron transfer flavoprotein subunit alpha/FixB family protein has protein sequence MILVLIETENGAASEISLETLAFARSLAAEGGGIAIRAVVVGAVENRDALAAELGTHGAAEVRHAVGEAFTSYSGAAWAAALQAIRESTGSVVVTAAGSPRGNEVLAHLAARLDVPMAANATAFHGLAPFVVTRQVVGGAALEEMKLDQRPAIFSVAGHSWSVSPVEGASPAAWVEVTPEVAESDLVARVVSTGTKEVDHSDSLKSAKVVVGAGRGAGGADGFGAVTELAELLGGAVGVSRVVTSLGWRPHHEQVGQTGSRISPDLYIPCGISGAIQHWAGCASSKTILAINTDPEAPMMTKANYAVVGDMHEVLPAVIEELKSRGVS, from the coding sequence ATGATTCTGGTGCTGATCGAGACCGAGAACGGCGCCGCGAGCGAGATCTCGCTGGAGACGCTCGCCTTCGCCCGGTCGCTGGCGGCCGAGGGCGGCGGTATCGCCATCCGCGCGGTGGTGGTCGGAGCGGTCGAGAACCGCGACGCGCTGGCGGCGGAGCTGGGCACCCACGGTGCCGCCGAGGTCCGGCACGCGGTGGGCGAGGCGTTCACGTCGTACTCCGGGGCCGCCTGGGCGGCGGCACTGCAGGCGATCCGTGAGTCGACCGGCTCCGTCGTGGTCACCGCCGCGGGTTCGCCCCGGGGCAACGAGGTGCTGGCGCATCTGGCCGCCCGGCTCGACGTGCCCATGGCCGCCAATGCGACCGCGTTCCACGGCCTGGCGCCGTTCGTGGTGACCCGGCAGGTGGTCGGCGGGGCGGCCCTGGAGGAGATGAAGCTCGACCAACGGCCCGCGATCTTCTCCGTCGCCGGCCACTCGTGGTCCGTGTCGCCGGTCGAGGGCGCGTCGCCCGCCGCCTGGGTGGAGGTGACCCCCGAGGTCGCCGAGTCCGACCTCGTGGCGCGGGTCGTGTCGACCGGCACCAAGGAGGTCGACCACTCCGACTCGCTGAAGTCCGCCAAGGTCGTCGTGGGCGCCGGGCGCGGGGCCGGTGGTGCGGACGGCTTCGGCGCGGTCACCGAACTCGCCGAACTGCTCGGCGGCGCGGTCGGTGTGTCCCGGGTGGTCACCTCGCTGGGCTGGCGGCCCCACCACGAGCAGGTCGGCCAGACCGGCTCCCGGATCAGCCCGGACCTGTACATCCCGTGCGGAATCTCCGGCGCCATCCAGCACTGGGCCGGCTGCGCGTCGTCGAAGACGATCCTCGCGATCAACACCGATCCCGAGGCTCCGATGATGACCAAGGCGAACTACGCCGTGGTGGGCGACATGCACGAGGTGCTTCCCGCGGTCATCGAGGAGCTCAAGTCACGTGGGGTGAGCTGA
- a CDS encoding electron transfer flavoprotein subunit beta/FixA family protein: MTNVLVCIKRVPDSSGEVLLTDDQQGVDGRYVGFTVSNHESCAVELAVQTAEATGGTVTLLTVGPSEATEQLRDTLALGCHAAVLVEAEPARLGPADVAREIAHVVREKEAAGTTYDLILLGNDAADSGDFQVGIRLAHALGRPVVNGVSTVEVADGHLTARGDGPEGEETYSLPLPAVATLLEGGVEPRYPTLKGRMAAKKVQIETRALSAEPAGASRVRLLLPPPAPSTVEVLGEGPEAAGAVADLFAKLGVTR, translated from the coding sequence ATGACGAACGTATTGGTCTGCATCAAGCGGGTCCCCGACTCCTCCGGTGAGGTCCTGCTCACCGACGACCAGCAGGGCGTCGACGGGAGGTACGTCGGCTTCACCGTGAGCAACCACGAGAGCTGTGCGGTCGAGCTGGCGGTCCAGACCGCCGAGGCGACCGGCGGTACGGTCACGCTGCTGACCGTCGGCCCCTCCGAGGCCACCGAGCAACTGCGGGACACGCTGGCGCTCGGCTGCCACGCCGCCGTGCTCGTGGAGGCGGAGCCGGCCCGGCTGGGACCGGCCGACGTGGCCCGGGAGATCGCCCACGTCGTGCGTGAGAAGGAGGCCGCGGGCACGACGTACGACCTGATCCTGCTCGGCAACGACGCCGCCGACAGCGGCGACTTCCAGGTCGGCATCCGGCTGGCCCACGCGCTCGGCCGGCCGGTGGTCAACGGCGTGTCGACGGTCGAGGTGGCCGACGGCCACCTGACCGCGCGGGGCGACGGCCCCGAGGGCGAGGAGACCTACTCGCTGCCGCTGCCCGCGGTCGCCACCCTGCTCGAGGGCGGGGTGGAGCCGCGCTATCCGACGCTGAAGGGCCGGATGGCGGCCAAGAAGGTCCAGATCGAGACCCGGGCGCTGTCGGCCGAGCCCGCCGGAGCCAGCCGGGTGCGGCTGCTGCTGCCCCCGCCCGCGCCGTCGACGGTCGAGGTGCTGGGCGAGGGCCCGGAGGCGGCCGGCGCGGTCGCCGACCTGTTCGCGAAGCTGGGGGTGACCCGATGA
- a CDS encoding bifunctional methylenetetrahydrofolate dehydrogenase/methenyltetrahydrofolate cyclohydrolase, translating to MNAQLLDGKATAAEIRRDLAERVAKLSATLGRPPGLGTVLVGDDPGSRAYVAGKHRDCAQVGIASIRRDLPADASQQQVEETIDELNADPACTGYIVQLPLPRHLDAGAVLERMDPAKDADGLHPVNLGRLTLGVEAPLPCTPRGIVELLRRHEVPLAGARVCVIGRGVTVGRPIGLLLTRRSENSTVTLCHTGTKGLAWHVREADIVIAAAGSPGLVTKDMLRPGAAVLDVGITRTDQGLVGDIHPDAAEVAGWLAPMPGGVGPMTRAMLLANVVEAAERTVGAV from the coding sequence GTGAACGCACAGCTGCTCGACGGCAAGGCGACCGCCGCCGAGATCCGCCGGGACCTCGCGGAGCGCGTGGCCAAGTTGAGCGCCACCCTGGGCCGCCCGCCGGGCCTGGGCACCGTCCTGGTCGGCGACGACCCCGGCAGCCGCGCCTACGTGGCGGGTAAGCACCGCGACTGTGCCCAGGTCGGCATCGCGTCCATCCGCCGGGACCTGCCCGCCGACGCCTCCCAGCAGCAGGTCGAGGAGACGATCGACGAGCTCAACGCCGACCCGGCCTGCACCGGCTACATCGTCCAGCTCCCACTGCCGCGCCATCTGGACGCGGGCGCCGTACTGGAACGCATGGACCCGGCCAAGGACGCCGACGGCCTGCACCCCGTCAACCTCGGCCGGCTCACCCTCGGCGTCGAGGCCCCGCTGCCGTGCACCCCGCGCGGCATCGTCGAACTCCTCCGCCGCCACGAGGTGCCCCTCGCCGGAGCGCGGGTCTGCGTGATCGGCCGGGGCGTCACCGTCGGTCGCCCCATAGGGCTGCTGCTCACCCGCCGCTCCGAGAACTCCACCGTGACCCTGTGCCACACCGGCACCAAGGGTCTGGCCTGGCACGTACGCGAGGCGGACATCGTCATCGCGGCCGCCGGATCGCCCGGGCTGGTCACCAAGGACATGCTGCGCCCCGGCGCGGCGGTCCTGGACGTCGGCATCACCCGTACCGACCAGGGCCTGGTCGGCGACATCCATCCGGACGCCGCCGAGGTCGCCGGATGGCTCGCGCCCATGCCCGGCGGAGTGGGCCCCATGACCCGGGCGATGCTGCTCGCCAACGTCGTCGAGGCCGCGGAGCGGACCGTCGGCGCCGTGTGA
- a CDS encoding ABC transporter substrate-binding protein has protein sequence MARHWRAGAAGLAVLGLTLTACGGAKVGDSSSDSGGSGSSGKCGTFNIAVNPWVGYEANAAVIAYVAENDLGCKVTKKDLKEEIAWQGFGTGEVDAVVENWGHDDLKKKYITDQKTAVDAGPTGNEGLIGWYVPPWLAKAHPDILDWNNLNKYAAEFKTSESGGKGQLLDGDPSFVTNDEALVKNLKLDYKVVYAGSETALIQAFRKAEKDKEWVIGYFYEPQWFMSEVPLKKVKLPEYKEGCDADAEKVNCDYPVYKLDKIVSAKFAKSGSPAYDLVKNFTWSNDDQNVVAKYIAVDKMTPEAAAKKWVEANRDKVEAWIK, from the coding sequence ATGGCAAGACACTGGCGAGCCGGCGCGGCCGGCCTGGCCGTCCTCGGCCTCACCCTCACCGCCTGCGGCGGGGCGAAGGTCGGTGACAGCTCCTCGGATTCCGGCGGGTCGGGCAGCTCCGGCAAGTGCGGCACCTTCAACATCGCGGTCAACCCGTGGGTGGGATACGAGGCCAACGCGGCGGTCATCGCGTATGTCGCGGAGAACGACCTCGGCTGCAAGGTCACCAAGAAGGACCTCAAGGAAGAGATCGCCTGGCAGGGCTTCGGGACGGGCGAGGTCGACGCCGTCGTGGAGAACTGGGGTCACGACGACCTGAAGAAGAAGTACATCACCGACCAGAAGACCGCCGTGGACGCGGGTCCGACCGGCAACGAAGGCCTCATCGGCTGGTACGTGCCGCCGTGGCTGGCCAAGGCGCACCCCGACATCCTCGACTGGAACAACCTCAACAAGTACGCGGCCGAGTTCAAGACGTCCGAGTCCGGCGGCAAGGGCCAGCTCCTCGACGGTGACCCGTCGTTCGTCACCAACGACGAGGCCCTGGTGAAGAACCTGAAGCTGGACTACAAGGTCGTGTACGCGGGCAGTGAGACCGCCCTCATCCAGGCCTTCCGCAAGGCGGAGAAGGACAAGGAATGGGTGATCGGCTACTTCTACGAGCCGCAGTGGTTCATGTCCGAGGTGCCGCTGAAGAAGGTCAAGCTGCCCGAGTACAAGGAGGGCTGTGACGCCGACGCGGAGAAGGTGAACTGCGACTACCCCGTGTACAAGCTGGACAAGATAGTCAGCGCGAAGTTCGCCAAGTCGGGCAGCCCGGCCTATGACCTGGTGAAGAACTTCACCTGGAGCAACGACGACCAGAACGTCGTGGCCAAGTACATCGCGGTGGACAAGATGACCCCCGAGGCGGCGGCCAAGAAGTGGGTGGAGGCCAACCGCGACAAGGTGGAGGCCTGGATCAAGTAG
- a CDS encoding quaternary amine ABC transporter ATP-binding protein, producing the protein MTTQTEVSQRRGTPQDSGSTPVISVRRLWKVFGPKAEQVPESEELCGLTRRELMDRTGCTAAVRDVDFDVSPGEVFVVMGLSGSGKSTLVRCLTRLIEPTAGEIVFEGEDIRQADDKRLRDLRRRKFSMVFQHFGLLPHRRVVDNVAFGLEIRGMGRSERVKRAQEVVELVGLAGYENSYPDQLSGGMQQRVGLARALAGDPDVLFFDEPFSALDPLIRRDMQNEVIRLHHEVGKTMVFITHDLSEALKLGDRILIMRDGKMVQCGTGDELVGAPADDYVREFVKDVPRGDVLTLRWIMRAPEDGDELDGPELGPDVVVKEATRAVLAADKPVKVVEGGKLLGIVGDEEILAVVAGQEGDA; encoded by the coding sequence GTGACCACACAGACCGAGGTGTCGCAGCGGCGCGGCACGCCCCAGGACTCGGGCTCCACCCCGGTCATATCCGTACGCAGGCTGTGGAAGGTGTTCGGGCCGAAGGCCGAGCAGGTGCCGGAATCCGAGGAGCTGTGCGGCCTCACCCGCCGTGAGCTCATGGACCGCACCGGGTGCACCGCCGCCGTACGCGACGTCGACTTCGATGTCTCACCCGGCGAGGTCTTCGTCGTCATGGGCCTGTCCGGCTCCGGCAAGTCCACGCTGGTGCGCTGTCTGACCCGGCTGATCGAACCCACCGCCGGCGAGATCGTCTTCGAGGGCGAGGACATCCGCCAGGCCGACGACAAGCGGCTGCGCGATCTGCGGCGCCGTAAGTTCTCCATGGTCTTCCAGCACTTCGGTCTGCTGCCCCACCGCCGCGTCGTCGACAACGTGGCGTTCGGGCTGGAGATCCGCGGCATGGGAAGGTCCGAGCGCGTCAAGCGGGCCCAGGAGGTCGTCGAACTGGTCGGCCTCGCGGGCTACGAGAACTCCTACCCCGACCAGCTCTCCGGCGGTATGCAGCAGCGCGTCGGCCTCGCCCGTGCGCTGGCCGGCGACCCGGACGTGCTCTTCTTCGACGAGCCGTTCTCGGCACTCGACCCGCTGATCCGCCGTGACATGCAGAACGAGGTCATCCGGCTGCACCACGAGGTCGGCAAGACCATGGTGTTCATCACCCACGACCTCTCCGAGGCCCTCAAGCTGGGCGACCGCATCCTGATCATGCGCGACGGCAAGATGGTCCAGTGCGGCACCGGCGACGAACTGGTGGGCGCCCCGGCCGACGACTACGTGCGTGAGTTCGTGAAGGACGTGCCGCGCGGCGACGTGCTCACCCTGCGCTGGATCATGCGCGCACCGGAGGACGGCGACGAACTGGACGGCCCCGAGCTGGGACCGGACGTCGTGGTGAAGGAGGCCACCCGGGCGGTGCTCGCGGCCGACAAGCCGGTCAAGGTCGTCGAGGGCGGCAAGCTGCTCGGCATCGTCGGCGACGAGGAGATCCTCGCGGTGGTCGCCGGGCAGGAAGGCGACGCCTGA
- a CDS encoding dihydropteroate synthase, which yields MRIEAALEVGIPPGCLIIDPGLGFAKAPEHNWELVGHLPADRTTGQPCPARQRDAATPSARLSPDSPSGG from the coding sequence CTGAGGATCGAGGCCGCGCTGGAGGTGGGCATCCCGCCCGGCTGCCTGATCATCGACCCCGGGCTCGGCTTCGCCAAGGCGCCCGAGCACAACTGGGAGCTGGTGGGCCACCTGCCGGCGGACCGGACGACGGGACAACCGTGTCCGGCGCGGCAGCGTGATGCGGCGACGCCGAGCGCCCGGCTCAGCCCAGATAGCCCATCCGGCGGCTGA
- a CDS encoding GntR family transcriptional regulator: MTSPEVSPVTDAAPMSLADQAYERLRDRLVMLDIRPGEPINDNQLAAEIGVGRTPVREALKRLETDHLVVSYPRRGTFATAIDVTELGAISDIREQLMPFAARRAAVHAGGAMRDALRAKADEVRSLESPRGDRTAMMRTDMALHRLIYKAADNPHLEDVLIRYDNLATRIWCLVIDRLPDLAHHIVEHADLLDAVADGDTDRAERLTREHIAGFAREIRGVL; encoded by the coding sequence ATGACCAGCCCCGAGGTCTCCCCCGTGACCGACGCGGCGCCGATGTCATTGGCCGACCAGGCCTACGAGCGCCTCCGGGATCGATTGGTCATGCTCGACATCCGGCCCGGCGAGCCGATCAACGACAACCAGCTCGCCGCGGAGATCGGCGTTGGCCGCACACCCGTTCGCGAGGCGCTCAAGCGGCTGGAGACCGACCATCTCGTGGTGTCCTACCCCCGCCGGGGCACATTCGCCACCGCCATCGACGTGACCGAGCTCGGCGCGATCTCCGACATCCGCGAGCAGCTCATGCCGTTCGCGGCTCGACGAGCCGCCGTGCACGCCGGTGGCGCCATGCGCGACGCGCTGCGAGCCAAGGCCGACGAGGTCAGGAGCCTTGAGAGCCCTCGCGGTGACCGCACCGCGATGATGCGGACGGACATGGCGCTGCACCGCCTCATCTACAAGGCGGCCGACAACCCGCACCTCGAGGACGTGCTGATCCGCTACGACAACCTCGCCACCCGCATCTGGTGCCTGGTCATCGATCGGCTTCCTGACCTCGCGCACCACATCGTCGAGCACGCGGACCTGCTCGACGCCGTCGCTGACGGCGACACCGACCGCGCCGAGCGCCTCACCCGCGAGCACATCGCCGGCTTCGCCCGCGAGATCCGCGGCGTGCTCTGA